One window of Aquila chrysaetos chrysaetos chromosome W unlocalized genomic scaffold, bAquChr1.4 W_unloc_1, whole genome shotgun sequence genomic DNA carries:
- the LOC121232850 gene encoding GPI ethanolamine phosphate transferase 3-like, producing FCSYFFPSFNVKDLHTVDNGILQHLYATVDSGEWDVLIAHYLSMDHCGHKHGPDHPEMAKKLTQMNEMLRSLVDHLGNDTLLLVAGDHGMTETGDHGSNSEKEMNAALFVYSKTPLSGTGPPEEPEAIPQVNLVPTVALLLGVPTPYSNIAEVMAELFSGDGDTVSAALQQLSVYHINTKQVDRFLHSYSLVAHDPPAEQLQHLQELFSSAVEEHTQLLAQVQGATLVPLELEFSLGSFIGRFWLYLREAQAVCTQPWAHFHPLRMVGGCTLIATSCLLCYMASELAAASQCRENQSAGTEGSSLFLFELLGFVMSSTCLLLGISLVMRVDCAISTLFGQLQLSGRSLLQEAKKQES from the exons ttctgctcgtatttcttcccttcttttaacGTGAAGGATCTTCACACTGTGGACAATGGGATCCTGCAGCATCTCTATGCAACTG TGGATAGTGGTGAATGGGACGTGCTGATTGCTCACTACCTGAGCATGGACCACTGTGGGCACAAACATGGACCTGATCATCCTGAAATGGCTAAGAAGCTCACCCAGATGAATGAGATGCTCAG GTCCTTGGTGGATCACCTGGGGAATGACACCCTTCTTCTGGTGGCTGGGGACCATGGCATGACAGAGACCGGAGACCATGGCAGCAACAGTGAGAAGGAAATGAATGCAGCGCTGTTTGTGTACAGCAAAACACCCCTATCTGGCACTGGCCCTCCTGAG GAGCCTGAGGCCATTCCCCAGGTGAACCTGGTGCCCACTGTGGCCCTGCTGCTGGGTGTGCCCACCCCCTACAGTAACATCGCGGAGGTGATGGCTGAGCTTTTCTCTGGGGATGGCGACACTGTGTCTGCAGCCTTGCAGCAGCTCTCGGTCTATCACATCAACACCAAGCAG GTGGACCGCTTCCTGCACTCCTACTCGCTGGTGGCTCATGACCcgccagcagagcagctccagcacctGCAGGAGCTCTTCTCCAGTGCTGTGGAGGAGCACACGCAGCTCTTGGCTCAGGTGCAAGGGGCGACACTGGTGCCTCTGGAGCTGGAGTTCAGCCTGGGAAGCTTCATCGGTCGCTTCTGGCTCTACCTGCGGGAGGCACAGGCTGTGTGCACCCAGCCCTGGGCCCACTTCCATCCCCTGCGTATGGTGGGGGGCTGCACCCTCATTGCCACTTCCTGCTTGCTCTGCTACATGGCctcagagctggctgcagcctcTCAGTGTCGGGAAAATCAGTCTGCTGGGACTGAGGGTAGCAGCCT GTTCCTATTTGAGTTGCTGGGCTTTGTGATGAGCAGCACGTGCCTCCTGCTGGGGATCTCCCTGGTGATGCGTGTGGACTGTGCCATCAGCACCTTGTTCGGCCAGCTTCAGCTCAG TGGGAGGAGTCTGCTGCAGGAGGCCAAGAAGCAAGAGTCCTGA